The Sphingomonas sanxanigenens DSM 19645 = NX02 genome includes a region encoding these proteins:
- a CDS encoding hemerythrin domain-containing protein, giving the protein MSGDYAKRNSQGDHRLKQDDPVAIRLLKEEHHIFRTLFDKAEASDGAALVPIAQELCMRLAVHMTIEEEILYPALKPVIGEEEVDEGIVEHQSGKRIVAELENLDGTEKLYKSKVHVLGEETVHHIDEEDEDLFEEAKEAHAAGKIDLDALGETLRTRQAALYDEIAAKGEAEKTGDAVAEELETVGRG; this is encoded by the coding sequence ATGTCCGGAGACTATGCCAAGCGTAACAGCCAGGGCGATCATCGCCTCAAGCAGGACGATCCCGTGGCGATCCGCCTGCTCAAGGAAGAACATCACATCTTCCGTACCCTCTTCGACAAGGCCGAGGCCAGCGACGGCGCGGCGCTGGTGCCCATCGCCCAGGAACTGTGCATGCGGCTGGCCGTCCACATGACGATCGAGGAGGAAATCCTCTACCCCGCGCTGAAACCCGTGATCGGCGAGGAAGAGGTGGACGAGGGCATCGTCGAACACCAGTCGGGCAAGCGGATCGTCGCGGAGCTCGAAAATCTCGACGGCACCGAAAAGCTCTACAAGTCCAAGGTCCACGTCCTCGGTGAGGAGACAGTCCACCATATCGACGAGGAGGATGAGGATCTGTTCGAGGAAGCCAAGGAAGCGCACGCCGCGGGCAAGATCGATCTGGACGCGCTCGGCGAGACGCTCCGCACCCGCCAGGCCGCGCTCTATGACGAGATCGCGGCGAAGGGCGAGGCGGAGAAGACCGGTGACGCCGTGGCCGAGGAACTGGAGACGGTCGGGCGCGGTTGA
- a CDS encoding NAD(P)(+) transhydrogenase (Re/Si-specific) subunit beta yields MHQVAPVNPWVALAYLVAGICFILALRGLSSPSTSREGNRYGMIGMTIAIVTTLVTHEIASLPEILVAIAIGGIAGFVIARRIAMTAMPQLVAAFHSLVGMAAVLVAAAAFLNPQAFHIADSAGIIFTVSRIEMGLGIAIGAITFSGSVIAFLKLNGNMSGAPIMLPARHFINLGTLAAILGLIGYFLTDQSPWIFWTITALSFVIGFLLIIPIGGADMPVVVSMLNSYSGWAAAAMGFTLGNSAMIITGALVGSSGAILSYIMCRAMNRSFISVIAGGFGTEVAAGGGGAKVDRPWKRGSAEDAAFLMQQAESVIIVPGYGMAVAQAQHALREMGDVLKKEGVSVKYAIHPVAGRMPGHMNVLLAEANVPYDEVFELEDINSEFAQADVAFVIGANDVTNPAAKTDKTSPIYGMPVLDVEKAKTVLFVKRSMGGVGYAGVDNDVFYMDNTMMLLADAKKMVEDIVKAMAH; encoded by the coding sequence ATGCACCAGGTCGCACCTGTCAATCCCTGGGTTGCGCTGGCCTATCTCGTCGCGGGGATCTGCTTCATCCTCGCCCTGCGCGGCCTTTCGAGCCCGTCGACGAGCCGCGAGGGCAATCGCTACGGCATGATCGGCATGACGATCGCGATCGTCACGACCCTGGTGACGCATGAGATTGCGAGCCTGCCCGAAATCCTGGTCGCAATCGCGATCGGCGGCATCGCCGGCTTCGTCATTGCCCGCCGCATCGCGATGACGGCGATGCCGCAGCTCGTCGCGGCATTCCACTCCCTGGTCGGCATGGCGGCGGTGCTGGTGGCCGCCGCGGCGTTCCTGAACCCGCAGGCGTTCCACATTGCCGACAGCGCGGGCATCATCTTCACCGTCAGCCGGATCGAGATGGGGCTGGGCATCGCGATCGGCGCGATCACCTTCTCGGGCTCGGTGATCGCCTTCCTCAAGCTCAACGGCAATATGAGCGGCGCGCCGATCATGCTGCCGGCGCGGCATTTCATCAACCTCGGCACGCTCGCCGCGATCCTCGGCCTCATCGGTTATTTCCTGACCGACCAAAGCCCATGGATCTTCTGGACGATCACAGCGCTCAGCTTCGTCATCGGCTTCCTGCTGATCATCCCGATCGGCGGCGCGGACATGCCGGTGGTCGTGTCGATGCTCAATTCCTATTCGGGCTGGGCGGCCGCGGCGATGGGATTCACGCTCGGCAATTCGGCGATGATCATCACCGGGGCGCTGGTCGGCAGCTCGGGCGCGATCCTCAGCTATATCATGTGCCGCGCAATGAACCGCAGCTTCATCAGCGTGATCGCCGGGGGATTCGGCACCGAGGTGGCCGCAGGCGGCGGCGGTGCGAAGGTGGACCGCCCATGGAAGCGCGGCTCGGCCGAAGACGCTGCCTTCCTGATGCAGCAGGCCGAAAGCGTGATCATCGTGCCGGGTTACGGCATGGCGGTCGCGCAGGCGCAGCACGCGCTGCGCGAGATGGGTGACGTTCTCAAGAAGGAAGGCGTCTCGGTCAAATATGCGATCCACCCGGTCGCGGGCCGCATGCCCGGTCACATGAACGTGCTCCTCGCCGAAGCCAATGTCCCCTATGACGAGGTGTTCGAGCTGGAGGACATCAACTCCGAATTCGCGCAGGCGGACGTCGCCTTCGTGATCGGCGCCAACGACGTGACCAACCCGGCCGCCAAGACCGACAAGACCTCGCCGATCTACGGGATGCCGGTGCTCGACGTCGAAAAGGCCAAGACCGTGCTGTTCGTGAAACGCTCGATGGGCGGCGTCGGCTACGCCGGCGTCGACAATGACGTGTTCTACATGGACAACACGATGATGCTGCTCGCCGACGCCAAGAAGATGGTCGAGGATATCGTCAAGGCCATGGCCCACTGA
- a CDS encoding NAD(P) transhydrogenase subunit alpha has translation MDFISILSIFVLACFVGYYVVWSVTPALHTPLMAVTNAISSVIIVGALIASAAAGSPTAKWLGLIAVVFASVNIFGGFAVTERMLAMYKKKDK, from the coding sequence GTGGACTTCATCTCGATCCTCTCGATTTTCGTGCTGGCCTGCTTCGTGGGCTATTATGTCGTTTGGTCGGTCACCCCGGCGCTGCACACGCCGCTGATGGCAGTGACCAATGCGATTTCGTCGGTCATCATCGTCGGCGCCCTCATCGCCAGCGCGGCCGCAGGATCGCCCACCGCCAAATGGCTCGGGCTGATCGCGGTGGTGTTCGCCAGCGTGAACATCTTCGGCGGCTTCGCGGTCACCGAACGCATGCTCGCCATGTACAAGAAGAAAGACAAGTAA
- the glmM gene encoding phosphoglucosamine mutase, with the protein MTRKYFGTDGIRGRTNTAPMTPDIAMKVGMAAGAHFRRGAHRHRVVIGKDTRLSGYMMESAMVAGFTAVGMDVVMVGPMPTPAIAMLTREMRADLGVMISASHNPFADNGIKLFGPDGYKLSDEDELALEALIDTPAPLAASGDIGRARRIEDARGRYIHAAKNSFPQHLRLDGLKIVVDCANGAAYSVAPAALWELGAEVVSIGVTPNGTNINDGVGSTAPATLQETVVASGAAIGIALDGDADRLIVVDDEGRVVDGDQLMALIGSRWARSGQLRGGGVVATVMSNLGLERFFAGEGLSLVRTKVGDRYVLEAMREGGYNVGGEQSGHIILADHGTTGDGLVAALQVLAALVESGKPASALLHLFDPVPQLLKNVRFAGGKPLEADSVKAAITAGERALNGSGRLVIRPSGTEPVIRVMAEGDDAATVEAVVDSICDAVKAAAA; encoded by the coding sequence ATGACGCGCAAATATTTCGGTACGGATGGCATCAGGGGGCGCACCAACACCGCGCCGATGACGCCTGACATCGCGATGAAGGTGGGCATGGCGGCGGGTGCGCATTTCCGGCGCGGCGCGCACCGCCATCGGGTGGTGATCGGCAAGGACACCCGTCTGTCCGGCTACATGATGGAATCGGCGATGGTCGCGGGCTTCACCGCGGTCGGCATGGACGTGGTGATGGTCGGGCCGATGCCCACCCCCGCGATCGCGATGCTGACGCGCGAGATGCGCGCCGATCTGGGCGTGATGATCTCCGCCAGCCACAATCCCTTCGCGGATAATGGCATCAAGCTGTTCGGGCCCGATGGCTACAAGCTTTCCGACGAGGACGAACTGGCGCTGGAGGCGCTGATCGACACGCCTGCGCCCCTCGCCGCTTCGGGAGACATCGGCCGCGCCCGCCGTATCGAGGATGCGCGCGGTCGTTACATCCACGCCGCCAAGAACAGTTTCCCCCAGCACCTGCGGCTCGACGGTCTCAAGATCGTGGTCGATTGCGCGAACGGCGCCGCCTATTCGGTGGCACCGGCGGCGCTGTGGGAACTGGGCGCCGAGGTGGTTTCGATCGGCGTCACCCCCAATGGCACCAACATCAATGACGGCGTCGGATCGACCGCGCCGGCGACCCTGCAGGAAACCGTGGTCGCCAGCGGCGCCGCGATCGGCATCGCGCTGGATGGCGACGCTGACCGGCTGATCGTGGTCGACGATGAGGGCCGCGTGGTCGATGGCGACCAGTTGATGGCGCTGATCGGATCGCGCTGGGCGCGGTCCGGGCAGTTGCGGGGCGGCGGCGTCGTCGCCACCGTCATGTCCAACCTCGGCCTCGAACGATTCTTTGCCGGAGAAGGTCTGTCGCTGGTGCGCACCAAGGTGGGCGACCGCTATGTGCTGGAGGCGATGCGCGAGGGCGGCTACAATGTCGGCGGCGAGCAATCGGGCCACATCATCCTGGCGGACCATGGCACCACCGGAGACGGGTTGGTCGCGGCGCTGCAGGTGCTTGCAGCGCTGGTCGAGAGCGGCAAGCCGGCAAGCGCATTGCTCCATCTGTTCGATCCGGTGCCACAGCTTCTGAAGAATGTGCGTTTCGCCGGCGGCAAGCCGCTGGAGGCGGACAGCGTGAAGGCCGCGATCACGGCGGGCGAGCGCGCGCTCAACGGATCCGGCCGGCTGGTCATCCGCCCCTCCGGCACCGAACCGGTGATCCGGGTGATGGCCGAAGGGGACGATGCCGCGACAGTCGAGGCGGTGGTCGATTCGATCTGCGATGCGGTGAAGGCCGCGGCCGCCTGA
- the thiD gene encoding bifunctional hydroxymethylpyrimidine kinase/phosphomethylpyrimidine kinase, translating into MGGAGVATPRVLIVAGSDSGGGAGIQADIKTVTMLGGHAMTAITAITAQNTLGVTGVHPIPTAMVIAQIDACASDIGVDAIKIGMIGSAETADAVADRLATMPGIPVVFDPVMIATSGSVLADAGTIAAFERLMADAAVITPNAPELTALTGLPTGDHVELAEAALALARRTGTAVLSKGGHVDGDVVRDILILPDGGRTDFSDPRIDTRHTHGTGCTLASAIATGLAEGLALPAAIARARRFVRLALLNAPGLGRGHGPMGQQAARLDAIPRPRNV; encoded by the coding sequence ATGGGCGGCGCAGGGGTTGCGACGCCACGCGTGCTGATCGTCGCCGGATCCGATTCGGGCGGCGGCGCCGGCATTCAGGCCGACATCAAGACGGTGACGATGCTGGGCGGACACGCGATGACCGCGATCACCGCGATCACCGCGCAGAACACGCTGGGCGTGACCGGCGTCCATCCGATCCCGACCGCGATGGTGATCGCGCAGATCGACGCGTGCGCGTCGGACATCGGCGTCGATGCGATCAAGATCGGCATGATCGGATCCGCGGAAACCGCCGACGCCGTTGCCGACCGGCTGGCGACGATGCCGGGCATCCCGGTGGTGTTCGATCCCGTGATGATCGCAACCAGCGGCTCGGTGCTTGCCGACGCCGGCACCATCGCCGCATTCGAGCGGTTGATGGCCGACGCTGCGGTGATCACCCCCAACGCGCCCGAACTGACCGCGCTGACCGGCCTGCCCACGGGCGATCATGTCGAACTGGCCGAGGCCGCGCTGGCGCTCGCCCGGCGGACGGGCACCGCGGTGCTCTCCAAGGGCGGGCATGTGGATGGCGATGTGGTACGCGATATCCTGATTCTTCCCGATGGCGGGCGCACCGATTTCAGCGACCCGCGCATCGACACGCGCCATACCCACGGCACCGGCTGCACCCTGGCGAGCGCGATCGCGACCGGCCTTGCCGAGGGTCTCGCCCTGCCCGCCGCCATCGCCCGCGCCCGCCGTTTCGTCCGCCTCGCCCTGCTCAATGCGCCCGGGCTTGGCCGCGGCCACGGCCCGATGGGCCAGCAGGCGGCGCGGCTGGACGCGATCCCGCGGCCGAGGAACGTCTGA
- a CDS encoding ribonuclease HII: MTIDTTPSTIIAGVDEAGRGPLAGPVVAAAVVLCPHGIAGLDDSKKLSAARREALFAQISAECVVGVGIATVAEIDEINILWATMLAMTRAVEALGLEVDEVLVDGNRCPGWRWRSRAIVGGDALEPCISAASIIAKVTRDRMMVEADAHYPGYGWSSNKGYGAPVHLEALRRLGPTPLHRRSFAPVAQAHLDF; this comes from the coding sequence ATGACCATCGATACGACCCCCAGCACGATCATTGCGGGCGTTGACGAGGCCGGGCGCGGGCCGCTCGCGGGGCCCGTGGTCGCCGCCGCGGTGGTGCTGTGCCCACACGGTATCGCCGGGCTGGACGACAGCAAGAAGCTGAGCGCGGCGCGGCGCGAGGCGCTGTTCGCGCAGATAAGCGCGGAATGCGTCGTCGGCGTCGGCATCGCCACCGTGGCGGAGATCGACGAGATCAACATCTTGTGGGCGACGATGCTGGCGATGACCCGCGCCGTCGAGGCGCTGGGGCTCGAGGTGGACGAGGTGCTGGTGGACGGCAATCGCTGCCCCGGCTGGCGCTGGCGCTCCCGCGCGATCGTCGGGGGCGATGCGCTGGAACCCTGCATCTCGGCGGCGTCGATCATCGCCAAGGTGACGCGCGACCGGATGATGGTGGAAGCCGACGCGCACTATCCCGGCTATGGCTGGTCGTCGAACAAGGGCTATGGCGCGCCGGTGCATCTGGAGGCGCTGCGCAGGCTTGGGCCGACGCCGCTGCACCGGCGCTCCTTTGCACCGGTGGCGCAGGCGCATCTGGACTTTTGA
- a CDS encoding GNAT family N-acetyltransferase has product MTGPEIGALLARHFASMFEHSPPESCHVLPIEGLRAPGISFWSIWDGDRLAGCGALKQLDPAHGEIKSMRTDDAYLKRGVGAALLTHIIAVARSRGYRRLSLETGTPVAFQPAQRLYARHGFVACPPFGDYVLDPYSMFMTLEL; this is encoded by the coding sequence TTGACCGGGCCCGAAATCGGCGCGCTGCTCGCGCGTCACTTCGCAAGCATGTTCGAACATTCGCCGCCCGAAAGCTGCCACGTGCTGCCGATCGAGGGGCTGCGCGCGCCGGGAATCAGCTTCTGGTCGATCTGGGATGGCGATCGGCTCGCGGGCTGCGGCGCGCTCAAGCAACTCGATCCGGCGCATGGCGAAATCAAGTCGATGCGCACCGACGATGCCTATCTGAAGCGCGGCGTTGGGGCGGCATTGCTGACGCATATCATCGCGGTGGCGCGGAGCCGCGGGTACCGGCGGCTGAGCCTCGAGACGGGAACCCCGGTGGCTTTCCAGCCGGCGCAGCGCCTCTATGCACGGCACGGCTTCGTGGCATGCCCGCCGTTCGGGGATTATGTGCTGGATCCGTACAGCATGTTCATGACGCTGGAGTTGTAG